The Syntrophobotulus glycolicus DSM 8271 DNA window GACGGGAAAGAAGGTCTGATTTATCATTTCCTAAGAATATTTTGGTATAGGTTTTTAGTCGATGCTAAAATATATGAACATGAAAAGATAGGTGGGGAAATTGAGCGGACAGGGGCTTTACGTTCTTAGAAATATTAATAAAATATATTAATCGCCTGAAAATTTGGAGGTAGAATGAGAAAGAAAGGGTTAGTTTTTGCTGAATTTCCTTCACCATATAGAGTGAAGGTTATGGAAGAACTTGCAAAAGAATATAATTTGACTGTTTTTTTTAATAGTGAAAATGAAGAAAGGAATCCAAACTATGTAATAAAAAATTCTACAATTAATTATTATTTACTTGACAATAATAATGGAAAAAAAGAATTTATAAAATGTTGTAAAAAATTGAACTATTTTGATTTTGTTTTAAATTATAATATTGGGATATTTAATGGCGTACGGATAATGTGGGCATGTATTGTAAATAATGTTCCTTGTTTTGTAAATAGTGACGGACAGTTTATTAATAACAAGAATATATTAAAATCTTTAATCAAAAAATTTCTTATAAGTAGGGCTGCTTTATGTTTTGGCTCAGGCGAGTCTTCTAAAAGATACTTTTTGACTTATGGGGCGAAAGAAGAAAATATCAGATGCCATCATTTTACTTCACTAGAAGATGAGGACATTTTGAAGGGAATTTTATCTGAAGATGAAAAAATAAATTTAAAAAAACAAATGAATTTAATTAATAAAAAAATAGTTCTAACTGTGGGAAGATTTATACCTAGTAAAGGATTTGATGTTTTACTTGAAGCTTGGAAACATGTAAAAAGAGACTATCAGCTTCTGATAATTGGGGGAGGAAGTCTGGAACAAAGCTATATGGACTATATTAATGAGAATAAATTGGAGAATATAAAAATAATAGATTATAAACCCAAGAAGGATCTTTTTAATTATTACAAAGCTTCAGATTTATTTGTTTTGCCCACCAGATGGGATGTTTGGGGACTTGTA harbors:
- a CDS encoding glycosyltransferase family 4 protein is translated as MRKKGLVFAEFPSPYRVKVMEELAKEYNLTVFFNSENEERNPNYVIKNSTINYYLLDNNNGKKEFIKCCKKLNYFDFVLNYNIGIFNGVRIMWACIVNNVPCFVNSDGQFINNKNILKSLIKKFLISRAALCFGSGESSKRYFLTYGAKEENIRCHHFTSLEDEDILKGILSEDEKINLKKQMNLINKKIVLTVGRFIPSKGFDVLLEAWKHVKRDYQLLIIGGGSLEQSYMDYINENKLENIKIIDYKPKKDLFNYYKASDLFVLPTRWDVWGLVINEAMACGLPIVTTNMCIAGLELIENGVNGYIIPVDDQEALANKINMILQNGELAKAMSINNVNKIQGYTMANMGKKNIKDINDYFLINKG